A genomic segment from Thermostichus lividus PCC 6715 encodes:
- a CDS encoding (2Fe-2S) ferredoxin domain-containing protein: MTLAVAVSPQVSVEGTVQEVIYKKALPKVIVLETAGRLLWIKLKKSLRQELHPHPRVGDRLRIYGDRCCKGSDRAYYCKAHHLEFLAVKQPSGSVAVPRCKVLICQKSSCCRRGAKQLWQELQQEAIAQELPICLKATGCLGECKRGPAVVVLPLKKRVTHANAEQIKALVQQQATLNG, encoded by the coding sequence ATGACACTTGCTGTAGCAGTTTCGCCTCAAGTCAGTGTTGAAGGCACGGTGCAAGAGGTGATCTATAAAAAGGCGCTTCCTAAAGTTATTGTCTTGGAAACAGCCGGGCGACTCCTGTGGATTAAGCTGAAAAAGTCATTGCGTCAGGAACTTCATCCCCATCCTAGGGTGGGCGATCGCCTCCGTATCTATGGCGATCGTTGTTGTAAGGGCTCTGATAGAGCGTATTACTGCAAGGCACATCATTTAGAATTTTTAGCAGTTAAGCAGCCGTCAGGGTCTGTTGCCGTACCTCGGTGCAAAGTGCTCATTTGTCAGAAGTCGTCCTGTTGCCGGCGGGGGGCAAAACAACTGTGGCAAGAATTGCAGCAGGAGGCGATCGCTCAAGAGTTACCGATATGTTTAAAAGCTACCGGTTGCCTTGGCGAGTGTAAACGAGGCCCTGCGGTTGTGGTTCTGCCACTGAAAAAACGAGTAACCCATGCTAACGCCGAGCAGATCAAAGCATTGGTGCAGCAGCAGGCAACCTTGAACGGCTAG
- a CDS encoding prepilin peptidase translates to MFLLGTAVGSFLNVVIYRIPNGRSLLYPPSRCPACLTSLRAYDNIPILGWLLLRGQCRYCHAPISWRYPAIELLVGLLFVVIFAVSGWQWQTLKMWLLTAWLLALAFIDLDTMMLPHPLTQWGLVAGLIIQGLLAGGWLPALVSISHGIIAAALGIWLFDLIRWGGAIAFGQEVMGGGDGKLAAMIGAWLGWQGLLVTFFIAALLGGSVGGLGIALGWIQRRQPIPFGPFLAIAAIIAALFGADLIQFYVDTFLPGVSIP, encoded by the coding sequence ATCTTTTTGTTGGGGACTGCCGTGGGCAGTTTTCTGAATGTAGTGATTTACCGGATTCCCAACGGGCGATCGCTACTGTATCCGCCCTCCCGCTGTCCTGCCTGTCTGACATCCCTGCGAGCCTACGACAATATACCGATCCTAGGTTGGTTGCTGTTGCGGGGGCAGTGTCGCTATTGCCATGCTCCAATTTCATGGCGCTATCCAGCGATTGAGCTGCTTGTTGGCCTCCTATTTGTGGTCATCTTTGCCGTCAGCGGTTGGCAGTGGCAAACCCTAAAGATGTGGCTACTAACCGCTTGGCTGTTGGCCTTAGCATTCATTGATCTCGATACAATGATGCTGCCCCATCCCCTCACCCAGTGGGGACTGGTTGCCGGTCTGATCATACAAGGCTTACTTGCAGGGGGGTGGCTGCCTGCCTTGGTTAGCATTAGTCATGGCATAATCGCCGCAGCGCTAGGCATTTGGCTTTTTGATCTGATTCGCTGGGGAGGGGCGATCGCCTTCGGCCAAGAAGTCATGGGGGGAGGTGACGGCAAGCTCGCTGCAATGATCGGTGCATGGTTGGGCTGGCAAGGGCTACTGGTCACTTTCTTTATCGCCGCACTACTGGGCGGCAGCGTCGGGGGGCTGGGAATTGCCCTTGGTTGGATTCAACGCCGTCAACCCATTCCCTTTGGTCCTTTTTTAGCCATAGCTGCTATCATTGCCGCCCTCTTTGGGGCTGATCTCATACAGTTTTATGTGGACACCTTTTTGCCCGGAGTCAGCATTCCCTAA
- a CDS encoding carbohydrate ABC transporter permease — protein MKQWLRLGLTYGLLILLALGMLLPLFWLVSTAFKSANEDIFAFPPQWLPREPTWQNFVTVWQTNPFGQYLFNSTLVAGLTVACNLLTSALAAYPLARLQFRGRGVIFAAVLATIMIPFQIVMIPLYILAVQLGLRNTYLGIILPGLASAFGIFLLRQAFMGVPKELEEAARLDGCSELGLWWFVMLPAVRPALVTLAIFVFIGAWSDFLWPLIVLDQPELYTLPIGVATLAGTFSLDWRLIAAGSVISVVPVFIVFLLLQRYIIPSAAASGIKG, from the coding sequence ATGAAACAGTGGCTGCGACTGGGATTGACCTATGGGCTGTTAATACTTTTAGCCCTTGGGATGCTGTTGCCCCTATTCTGGCTTGTGAGCACGGCCTTTAAGTCTGCCAATGAAGATATTTTTGCGTTCCCTCCCCAATGGCTGCCTAGGGAACCAACGTGGCAGAACTTTGTCACGGTGTGGCAGACGAATCCCTTTGGGCAGTACCTGTTCAACAGCACCCTCGTTGCTGGTTTGACGGTTGCCTGCAACCTGCTGACCTCTGCCTTGGCGGCCTATCCTCTAGCGCGGTTGCAGTTTCGCGGTCGGGGGGTCATTTTTGCAGCGGTGCTGGCCACTATTATGATCCCGTTTCAGATTGTCATGATTCCGCTGTATATTTTGGCGGTGCAGTTGGGGCTGCGCAATACCTACCTTGGGATTATTCTCCCGGGGTTGGCCTCCGCCTTTGGTATTTTTCTGCTGCGGCAGGCCTTTATGGGAGTTCCCAAAGAACTGGAAGAAGCAGCACGGCTCGATGGCTGCTCGGAGTTAGGGTTGTGGTGGTTTGTGATGCTGCCTGCTGTCCGCCCAGCCTTGGTCACCCTCGCTATTTTTGTCTTTATTGGCGCTTGGAGCGATTTTCTGTGGCCGCTGATTGTTCTCGATCAGCCGGAGCTTTATACATTACCCATTGGCGTGGCCACCTTGGCAGGCACCTTCTCCCTCGATTGGCGGTTAATTGCTGCTGGCTCAGTGATTTCAGTAGTGCCCGTTTTCATCGTGTTTCTTCTTTTACAACGGTATATCATTCCCTCCGCAGCAGCGAGTGGTATCAAAGGTTAA
- a CDS encoding potassium channel family protein — translation MAPPELRNHVIICGYGFLGRSLAADLTSAGLPFIVIDNQREHVRLAQQMGHPLYRGDDLMDENELLAVGIEQAQTLVAVLPDDASNVFITLTARRLNHKLQILARGDLPATESKLRFAGADHVILPASISAQRMVQLITRPTVLNFLEAKEERSHLIELLTQLDVQIEQFTLPLDSPLVGLAIADLEGRGRGHFIIIALRRANGVLVTHPPLTLLLEPADTIIALGHLAEIRLFFQQNAYRYQMRYRGRGLPS, via the coding sequence ATGGCACCCCCGGAACTGCGGAATCACGTCATTATTTGTGGTTACGGCTTTCTTGGTCGCAGTTTAGCCGCCGACTTAACCAGTGCTGGGCTGCCGTTTATTGTCATTGATAACCAGCGGGAGCACGTCCGTCTGGCGCAACAGATGGGGCATCCTCTCTACCGTGGCGATGACTTGATGGATGAGAACGAGTTGCTAGCGGTGGGCATTGAACAGGCGCAAACCTTAGTGGCGGTGCTTCCCGATGATGCCAGTAATGTGTTTATTACCCTCACGGCTCGCCGCCTCAACCATAAGCTGCAAATTTTAGCGCGGGGTGACTTACCGGCCACAGAATCAAAACTGCGCTTTGCTGGGGCAGATCACGTGATTTTACCCGCAAGTATTAGTGCTCAACGGATGGTGCAACTCATTACCCGACCCACGGTACTGAATTTTTTAGAGGCCAAGGAGGAGCGCAGTCATCTGATTGAACTGCTGACCCAACTGGATGTGCAAATTGAGCAATTTACCCTGCCCTTGGATTCGCCACTGGTGGGGCTGGCGATCGCCGACCTCGAAGGTCGTGGGCGGGGTCATTTTATTATTATTGCCCTGCGCCGTGCCAACGGGGTGCTGGTTACCCATCCGCCCCTGACCCTTTTGCTAGAGCCTGCCGATACGATTATTGCCCTTGGTCACCTTGCGGAAATTCGACTCTTTTTCCAGCAGAATGCCTACCGCTACCAAATGCGCTATCGGGGGCGGGGGCTACCCTCTTAA
- a CDS encoding potassium channel family protein, with translation MSSERRPLTPALKRVVVGISFFLLTMAVAVIGYISFGWNWLDAFYMYVITVFGVGYGEVCPLITPEQRIFNMVVIVAGSASAIYTVGAILQMFTEGEIKRLLDVQRAARDISKLNRHVIVCGFGRIGQVMAQELTQAKTPFVILDVDEQRISLAEKLGYLAYLGSATEEAALRVVGIDRAIALATVLPNDTMNVFITLTARHINAELLILSRANLPATEAKLRMAGADHVVLPTRIGATQMANLIRRPRGIDFLEQTSDRQGLNQLLNQIDVQLAELDITPEYPYVGWRLASLEVRGQGEFIIIGLRKRSGQLFPVRVNPIMEVGDTLILLGHSHDTPKLVREVSSRGQVQYRGARG, from the coding sequence ATGAGTTCGGAACGCCGCCCCCTGACTCCCGCTCTGAAGCGTGTTGTTGTTGGCATTAGCTTTTTTTTATTGACGATGGCTGTGGCGGTGATTGGGTATATCAGTTTTGGCTGGAACTGGCTGGATGCGTTTTATATGTACGTAATCACCGTTTTTGGGGTGGGCTACGGGGAGGTGTGCCCCCTAATCACGCCAGAGCAGCGCATCTTTAACATGGTTGTGATTGTGGCGGGCAGTGCCTCAGCTATCTATACTGTCGGTGCAATTCTGCAAATGTTTACTGAGGGTGAAATCAAGCGTCTCTTGGATGTGCAGCGGGCGGCGCGGGACATTAGCAAGCTGAATCGCCATGTGATTGTTTGCGGGTTTGGTCGTATTGGTCAGGTGATGGCTCAAGAACTCACCCAGGCCAAAACTCCCTTTGTGATTTTAGATGTGGATGAGCAACGCATTAGTTTGGCAGAGAAGCTGGGCTATTTGGCCTACCTTGGCAGTGCTACGGAAGAAGCGGCCTTGCGGGTGGTGGGAATTGACCGGGCGATCGCCCTTGCTACGGTGCTGCCCAACGATACGATGAATGTGTTTATTACCTTAACGGCACGGCATATTAACGCCGAATTGCTGATTCTCTCGCGGGCCAATCTACCGGCAACGGAGGCAAAGCTACGCATGGCCGGTGCTGATCATGTGGTGCTACCCACTCGCATTGGTGCGACCCAAATGGCTAACCTCATTCGTCGCCCGCGGGGGATTGATTTCCTCGAACAAACCAGCGATCGCCAAGGACTAAACCAACTCTTAAACCAAATTGATGTCCAATTGGCCGAACTAGACATTACCCCCGAGTATCCCTATGTGGGGTGGCGGCTAGCCAGTTTAGAGGTGCGCGGTCAAGGGGAGTTTATTATTATCGGTTTGCGTAAACGGAGCGGCCAGTTGTTTCCGGTACGTGTCAATCCCATCATGGAAGTGGGAGATACCCTAATTTTGCTCGGTCACTCCCATGACACACCTAAACTAGTGCGCGAAGTTAGCTCTCGTGGGCAAGTGCAGTATCGGGGGGCACGGGGTTAA
- a CDS encoding succinate dehydrogenase/fumarate reductase flavoprotein subunit has translation MQDFAVVIVGGGLAGCRAALEICRLAPHTPIALVAKTHPIRSHSVAAQGGIAATLKNVDDQDSWESHAFDTVKGSDFLADQDAVAILAQDAPDVVIDLEHLGVLFSRLPDGRIAQRPFGGHSHQRTCYAADKTGHAILHELYCNLLKYNVTFFSEWYVLQLIVEDQQAKGVVAYHIETGRLEVLRAKAILFATGGYGRVFNTTSNDFASTGDGLAMTARAGLPLEDMEFVQFHPTGLYPAGVLISEAVRGEGAYLINAAGERFMAHYAPSRMELAPRDITSRAIATEIRLGRGIHPDGTAGGPFVYLDLRHMGRDTIMSRIPFCWEEAHRLAGVDAVVEPIPVRPTVHYSMGGIPVTLRGQVRANAATTVTGFYAAGECACVSVHGANRLGSNSLLECVVYGRRTGAAIATDLAHLAWPDLNPQPYRQAAEQHLEQLFAQQGDLRIAHLRQQVQDCMTNYCGVFRTAELMQQGLQELQTLKSRYQQIRLGDHSRYWNTELLEALELANLLVVAEIILAGALARQESRGAHFREDYPQRDDTNFLRHTLAFYRPDGVAIDYFPVTMTLFAPQERTY, from the coding sequence ATGCAAGACTTTGCGGTAGTTATTGTCGGTGGTGGCCTAGCCGGCTGTCGAGCTGCACTGGAAATCTGCCGCCTTGCCCCACATACACCCATTGCCCTTGTGGCTAAAACCCATCCCATCCGCTCCCACTCCGTTGCTGCCCAAGGCGGAATTGCCGCCACCCTCAAAAACGTCGATGATCAAGACTCTTGGGAGAGCCATGCCTTTGATACCGTCAAAGGATCCGATTTTTTAGCGGATCAAGATGCTGTCGCCATCCTAGCCCAAGATGCCCCCGATGTGGTGATTGACCTAGAACACTTGGGGGTGCTCTTTTCACGGCTGCCGGATGGTCGCATCGCCCAGCGCCCCTTTGGCGGCCACAGCCATCAACGCACCTGCTATGCCGCTGACAAAACTGGCCACGCCATTCTCCACGAGCTGTACTGCAACCTGCTGAAGTATAACGTCACCTTTTTTAGCGAGTGGTATGTGCTGCAGCTCATTGTTGAAGATCAGCAAGCCAAGGGGGTGGTGGCCTACCACATTGAAACAGGTCGGCTTGAGGTGCTGCGCGCCAAGGCTATCCTCTTTGCCACCGGCGGCTATGGGCGAGTCTTTAACACCACCTCCAATGACTTTGCCTCAACGGGGGATGGCCTAGCCATGACCGCACGGGCGGGGCTGCCCCTCGAAGATATGGAATTTGTGCAGTTTCATCCCACCGGCTTGTATCCCGCAGGGGTGCTCATTTCCGAAGCTGTGCGCGGCGAAGGCGCCTACCTGATCAATGCGGCGGGAGAGCGTTTTATGGCGCATTATGCCCCTAGCCGCATGGAGCTTGCCCCCCGGGACATTACCTCCCGTGCCATTGCTACTGAAATCCGCCTAGGCCGCGGCATTCACCCCGATGGCACTGCAGGTGGCCCGTTTGTCTATCTAGACCTGCGCCATATGGGACGAGACACGATCATGAGCCGCATTCCCTTCTGCTGGGAGGAAGCCCACCGCTTAGCAGGGGTTGATGCAGTGGTGGAGCCAATTCCCGTGCGTCCCACCGTGCACTATTCCATGGGGGGAATTCCCGTTACCCTCAGGGGGCAAGTGCGAGCCAATGCTGCCACCACTGTCACCGGATTTTATGCTGCGGGGGAATGTGCCTGCGTCTCGGTGCATGGTGCTAACCGCTTGGGCAGTAACTCCTTACTGGAATGCGTGGTTTATGGGCGGCGTACCGGTGCCGCCATCGCCACGGATTTAGCCCATCTCGCTTGGCCAGACCTCAATCCCCAGCCCTATCGTCAGGCAGCCGAACAACACCTTGAGCAACTGTTTGCTCAGCAAGGAGACTTGCGCATTGCCCACCTCCGGCAGCAGGTGCAAGACTGCATGACCAACTATTGCGGTGTGTTCCGAACAGCAGAATTGATGCAACAAGGCTTGCAAGAATTACAGACATTAAAATCTCGCTATCAGCAGATCCGTTTAGGAGATCACAGCCGGTATTGGAACACCGAACTCCTTGAAGCCCTAGAACTGGCGAACCTGCTGGTGGTTGCCGAGATTATTTTAGCGGGTGCCTTAGCCCGCCAAGAAAGCCGCGGTGCCCACTTCCGCGAGGACTATCCCCAGCGAGATGACACTAACTTTTTGCGCCACACGTTGGCTTTCTATCGCCCGGATGGTGTTGCCATTGATTACTTCCCCGTTACGATGACGCTGTTTGCCCCCCAAGAACGAACCTACTAA
- a CDS encoding GNAT family N-acetyltransferase has product MSLFFLEYGNGCRVRHWQSDDRPAVIQLIQSVLTEFGLTWQPEGADRDVVHVEDYYQRRGGQFWVVEQAQEIVGTIAFYPIERGEAAVEIRKMYLHPRVRGQGLGTFLLHHIEQAILGAGYRTIWIETASVMTTAVHLYEKAGYQPTSGVETQRCDRVYVKDVRSHTVVSIAPVSC; this is encoded by the coding sequence TTGAGTCTGTTTTTTCTCGAGTATGGCAATGGCTGCAGGGTGCGGCACTGGCAGTCGGACGATCGCCCCGCGGTGATTCAATTAATCCAAAGCGTCCTCACAGAATTTGGCCTCACTTGGCAGCCGGAGGGTGCGGATCGTGACGTCGTACATGTTGAAGACTACTACCAGCGTCGTGGGGGGCAGTTTTGGGTCGTCGAGCAGGCTCAGGAGATTGTGGGCACCATTGCCTTTTACCCTATTGAGCGCGGGGAGGCGGCGGTGGAAATTCGCAAAATGTATCTGCATCCACGGGTACGGGGTCAGGGGTTAGGCACATTTTTGCTGCACCATATCGAGCAGGCCATTCTAGGGGCGGGGTATCGCACCATTTGGATTGAAACCGCCTCTGTGATGACCACAGCAGTGCACCTTTACGAGAAAGCAGGCTACCAACCCACCAGTGGTGTTGAAACCCAACGCTGCGATCGCGTCTATGTCAAGGATGTGCGCTCCCATACCGTGGTGTCCATTGCACCGGTATCTTGCTAG
- the dacB gene encoding D-alanyl-D-alanine carboxypeptidase/D-alanyl-D-alanine endopeptidase: MHRYLARGLIAAIALGLGSPALARAICPAELGTAIERHLQQPQWQPGQWGIAVQVLGTGAVLYSHQADKLFLVASNVKLTTTAAALAYWGANYRLETVISATGRSPQLERLRVQGGFDPSLSDQDLQQIARTLAQQGVQRIQTLEIAGAQKTWIEPTWALEDLKMGDAAAVTRLSVNQNALEVDALPQQLGQPLTLVWRQPTAARSWQLVNQTRTVATSEPEFLEAEVGDRQITIRGQLHVGSAAGDIRVPLPQPAPYIQAQIEQALQAAGITVEGTTLIEATDHLPEVLLRHGSPPIGELIVPINQDSDNFYAEMLYVALEQARSGYRQQYLDQQGLGTVVLVDGSGLSRQNWLTPHALTTLLQGVYRRPDYPLWWRSLPLAATSGTLRNRFQGTAAQGRVWAKTGTLRGVVALAGYADPPNHPPLAFSIVLNQAGTPIPQLRNGLDAIVLELIKLVNCDPP; encoded by the coding sequence TTGCACCGGTATCTTGCTAGGGGGCTAATTGCCGCGATCGCCCTGGGGCTAGGGTCTCCCGCTCTGGCGAGGGCGATCTGTCCTGCCGAGTTAGGGACTGCCATTGAGCGCCATCTGCAGCAGCCCCAGTGGCAACCCGGGCAGTGGGGGATTGCGGTGCAAGTGTTGGGGACAGGGGCAGTGCTCTACAGCCACCAAGCGGACAAGCTGTTTTTAGTGGCCTCGAACGTCAAACTGACAACGACTGCGGCGGCTCTTGCCTATTGGGGCGCAAATTATCGCCTAGAAACAGTGATCAGTGCCACGGGGCGATCGCCCCAGCTTGAGCGGTTGCGGGTTCAAGGAGGCTTTGACCCCAGCCTCAGTGACCAAGACCTACAGCAAATTGCCCGTACCTTAGCGCAGCAGGGGGTGCAACGCATTCAAACTCTAGAAATTGCCGGAGCACAGAAGACATGGATTGAGCCAACGTGGGCGCTGGAAGACCTGAAGATGGGCGACGCAGCAGCGGTCACCCGCTTGAGTGTGAATCAAAACGCCCTAGAGGTGGATGCGTTGCCCCAGCAGTTGGGGCAACCCCTGACCTTAGTATGGCGGCAACCTACTGCCGCCCGCTCGTGGCAGCTTGTGAATCAAACCCGCACCGTCGCCACCAGTGAGCCAGAGTTTCTTGAGGCGGAGGTGGGCGATCGCCAGATCACGATTCGCGGTCAACTGCATGTGGGCAGCGCCGCGGGCGATATTCGCGTGCCCCTCCCTCAGCCAGCTCCCTACATCCAAGCGCAAATTGAACAGGCACTTCAGGCGGCAGGCATCACCGTTGAGGGCACCACCCTCATCGAGGCCACGGATCATCTGCCAGAGGTATTGCTGCGCCATGGCTCACCTCCTATCGGCGAGCTTATTGTCCCCATCAACCAAGATAGCGATAATTTCTATGCCGAGATGCTTTACGTTGCCCTTGAGCAGGCGCGTTCTGGGTATCGCCAACAGTATCTGGACCAACAGGGGCTTGGCACTGTGGTTTTAGTGGATGGCTCCGGGCTCTCGCGCCAAAACTGGCTCACCCCGCACGCCTTAACGACCCTTTTGCAAGGGGTCTATCGCAGGCCAGATTATCCCCTCTGGTGGCGATCGCTCCCCCTAGCCGCAACGTCAGGCACCCTACGCAATCGCTTTCAGGGTACCGCTGCCCAAGGACGAGTCTGGGCAAAAACCGGCACCCTGCGGGGGGTGGTGGCCTTGGCAGGTTATGCCGACCCTCCCAATCATCCGCCCTTGGCCTTTAGCATTGTTCTCAATCAAGCCGGAACCCCAATCCCTCAACTGCGTAATGGCCTTGATGCTATTGTGCTGGAACTGATCAAACTGGTTAATTGCGACCCTCCGTAG